The following proteins are encoded in a genomic region of Aminivibrio pyruvatiphilus:
- a CDS encoding LPS-assembly protein LptD: MKRGFIFIFLFAALFFACAFPSVSRAEPKGDITLDGDRVIFDQASGMAEAEGTVRLRQDNVRIFSHRMEYDTVNQFAVATSRPGEVVTVLYGGNRFTGKTLEYDMDAGEGVLTDATGDLPAGTRGGTVYIRGKNLEVVPLNSALEKKWITKRHTRRVKDEDQQVARWTDASMTTCPLPKTHYRLMTKRLVVIPGVRVIAKNPRVYIAEKFLFSYPFDYVVPLHGEKDYLLGIFIPSVVYDSDKGVGYALTGPYAWDTGEVNMAFRYWSNIDFEARAGLRQRFGRNFSVFANMDYSWEELEEDESGKSIGEKKHRPSWGFDYSRQGWNAKVLWSQRENLDIEKRNQEIDGVQQTRNYRNMLHREPEITISSPWFSVGGMKDFSWRVTGLWGEYETSRTRPGEARIGTRSVWDVQAQYIVKTGDIRPFWRGQYRKFSYSGFDNPTGRLQDHQETTSMWLGFRTRLGMFDFANAWHIQNVTGRSPLGWDRAGDSEVFYTELGFPVGRDLYLSAMSTYNIKTHNVSEVAYRLILDHDCSRWEFIFRDDHLASNDDWMTLRFMVKAFPETPLAFGDKKLSNPFPNQGEFKGKKPEGVPSRRPIMEDDWGDDGLTYKSDPTQLKETGENPVPSTGADSEEASGEDGNLLNP, from the coding sequence ATGAAACGAGGCTTTATCTTCATTTTTCTGTTCGCGGCCCTTTTCTTTGCCTGTGCCTTCCCGTCCGTGAGCCGGGCCGAGCCGAAGGGCGACATTACACTCGACGGAGACCGCGTAATCTTCGACCAGGCCAGCGGAATGGCCGAAGCCGAGGGGACGGTTCGTCTCAGACAGGACAACGTAAGGATTTTCTCCCACCGCATGGAGTATGACACGGTGAACCAGTTCGCCGTGGCAACCTCAAGGCCGGGAGAAGTGGTGACGGTGCTGTACGGCGGCAACCGCTTTACGGGAAAGACCCTTGAATACGACATGGATGCCGGGGAAGGCGTCCTCACCGATGCAACAGGAGATCTCCCTGCCGGGACAAGGGGTGGGACGGTCTATATCAGGGGGAAGAACCTCGAAGTGGTTCCCCTGAACTCAGCCCTCGAGAAGAAGTGGATTACGAAGCGTCACACCCGCCGGGTCAAGGACGAGGACCAGCAGGTCGCCAGATGGACCGACGCGTCCATGACCACCTGCCCCCTGCCGAAGACCCACTACCGCCTCATGACCAAACGCCTGGTGGTTATCCCCGGCGTCCGGGTCATCGCGAAGAACCCAAGGGTCTATATCGCCGAGAAGTTCCTCTTCTCCTACCCGTTCGACTACGTGGTGCCGCTCCACGGAGAGAAGGACTACCTGCTGGGCATATTCATTCCGAGCGTGGTGTACGATTCCGACAAGGGAGTCGGCTATGCCCTCACGGGGCCCTATGCCTGGGATACGGGGGAGGTGAACATGGCCTTCCGCTACTGGAGCAACATCGACTTCGAGGCCCGTGCGGGCCTGAGGCAGCGTTTCGGCAGGAATTTTTCCGTGTTCGCCAACATGGACTACTCCTGGGAGGAACTGGAAGAGGACGAGAGCGGTAAGAGCATCGGCGAGAAGAAGCACAGGCCGTCCTGGGGTTTTGATTACTCCCGGCAGGGATGGAATGCCAAAGTACTCTGGTCCCAGAGGGAGAACCTGGACATCGAGAAGCGGAACCAGGAGATCGACGGCGTCCAGCAGACGAGGAACTACCGGAATATGCTCCACCGGGAGCCTGAAATCACCATTTCGAGCCCGTGGTTTTCAGTGGGAGGAATGAAGGATTTCTCCTGGAGGGTCACGGGGCTGTGGGGAGAGTACGAAACGTCCAGGACGCGGCCGGGTGAGGCCCGAATAGGCACCAGGTCCGTCTGGGACGTGCAGGCCCAGTATATCGTCAAAACCGGGGACATCCGTCCTTTCTGGAGGGGGCAGTACCGGAAGTTTTCCTATTCCGGTTTCGACAACCCCACCGGCAGGCTCCAGGATCACCAGGAGACAACGAGCATGTGGCTGGGGTTCCGGACGCGGCTCGGCATGTTCGACTTCGCCAACGCATGGCACATCCAGAATGTCACGGGCCGCTCCCCCCTGGGGTGGGACCGGGCCGGCGACAGCGAAGTCTTCTACACGGAGCTGGGTTTTCCCGTGGGGCGCGACCTGTATCTTTCGGCCATGTCCACCTACAACATCAAAACCCACAACGTGAGCGAAGTGGCCTACCGGCTCATCCTGGACCACGACTGCAGCCGGTGGGAATTCATCTTCCGGGATGACCATCTCGCGAGCAACGATGACTGGATGACCCTCCGGTTCATGGTGAAAGCCTTCCCGGAGACGCCCCTGGCCTTCGGCGACAAAAAGCTCTCGAACCCCTTCCCCAACCAGGGCGAATTCAAGGGAAAAAAGCCTGAGGGGGTGCCTTCCCGCAGGCCGATCATGGAGGACGACTGGGGCGACGACGGCCTGACCTACAAATCCGACCCCACACAGCTGAAAGAGACAGGGGAGAACCCTGTCCCTTCAACCGGCGCCGATTCGGAAGAGGCTTCAGGCGAGGACGGAAATCTCCTTAATCCGTAA
- the greA gene encoding transcription elongation factor GreA: MTRKGYEKLMAELVELRSTGRAEISRQLEEARSFGDLSENAEYAAAKEEQAKLETRISYLEFQLSKAKILDSSTIDNSSVTLGTTVTIQDINNSAEFSYTIVGSEESDPKASKISSSSPVGQALLNKKVGDEVHVKVPRGVRHLRIKEISVLA; encoded by the coding sequence ATGACCCGGAAGGGATACGAAAAGCTCATGGCGGAGCTCGTGGAGCTCCGAAGCACGGGACGAGCGGAAATATCCCGCCAGCTCGAAGAGGCCAGGTCCTTCGGGGACCTCAGCGAGAACGCCGAATACGCCGCGGCGAAAGAAGAGCAGGCAAAACTCGAGACGCGCATATCATACCTCGAATTCCAGCTCAGCAAGGCGAAGATCCTCGACTCCTCCACCATCGACAACAGCAGCGTAACCCTCGGAACCACGGTCACCATCCAGGACATCAACAACTCCGCCGAATTCTCCTACACTATCGTGGGCTCCGAAGAGTCGGACCCGAAGGCGAGCAAGATATCATCGTCCAGCCCCGTGGGACAGGCCCTTCTCAACAAGAAGGTGGGCGACGAGGTGCACGTCAAGGTTCCCCGGGGCGTGAGGCACTTACGGATTAAGGAGATTTCCGTCCTCGCCTGA
- a CDS encoding ribonuclease J has product MARDSRSRKKKASPSKKDGKLRYIPLGGLGEVGKNMYALEYEDSILVVDCGLMFPDDEMFGIDFVIPDIAYLEERKEKIVGIVITHGHEDHIGGLPFILPKIPSPLYGTKLTLGMVGNKLSEWAPAFTPDYREIRAGERVEMGPFSVRFIAVCHSVPDGVGLAIETPVGTVVHTGDFKLDPTPIDGRLTDYAAFSEEGKKGVLLLMSDSTNVERPGFTQSEHTLSGTIDRLFRQHRSRRIVISAFASNLHRVQQVVDAAARFNRKVVLVGRSMVKNVDLARELGYLHADDKTIVDIEDIGKVPPGSLVVMTTGSQGEPFSGLVLMSRGEHRVITLTEKDVVAIFATPIPGNEKMVSSTINRLFACGCEVVYEKEQAIHVSGHAAQDELRVMLNMVRPKFFVPVHGEYRHLVRHAKLAREMGVAPKNAFVLLNGDVLTLEKDKAVVKDRVQAGGIMVDGIALGEMQGSVLKERRELAEEGTVAVSLILTGEGTLASPPVFESRGFLHLEDAAKLREDLTVSVEKAVESLGAKAASDRELLETRIKGRMRDALRRFGRGRPMILPLVTVLGEKPLPERPRASSQGRGRRRKS; this is encoded by the coding sequence ATGGCGCGAGATTCAAGGAGCCGCAAGAAGAAAGCCTCCCCCTCGAAAAAAGACGGGAAGCTGCGGTATATACCCCTGGGCGGCCTGGGGGAAGTGGGTAAAAATATGTACGCCCTCGAGTACGAGGACTCCATCCTCGTGGTCGACTGCGGGCTCATGTTCCCCGACGACGAGATGTTCGGAATCGACTTTGTCATACCAGACATCGCCTATCTTGAAGAAAGAAAAGAGAAGATTGTGGGCATCGTGATCACTCACGGCCACGAGGACCATATCGGCGGCCTGCCCTTCATCCTGCCGAAGATTCCGTCCCCCCTCTACGGGACGAAACTCACCCTGGGCATGGTGGGAAACAAGCTCTCCGAATGGGCCCCCGCCTTCACTCCCGACTACCGGGAAATCCGGGCGGGTGAACGGGTGGAGATGGGCCCCTTCTCCGTGAGGTTCATTGCCGTGTGCCACTCCGTCCCCGACGGCGTGGGGCTGGCCATCGAAACTCCCGTGGGGACTGTGGTCCATACGGGGGACTTCAAGCTCGACCCCACGCCCATCGACGGCAGGCTGACCGACTATGCCGCTTTCTCCGAGGAAGGAAAGAAGGGCGTCCTCCTGCTGATGTCCGACTCCACCAACGTGGAGCGTCCCGGCTTCACACAGTCGGAGCATACTCTCTCCGGCACCATCGACAGGCTCTTCCGGCAGCACCGGTCGAGGCGCATCGTCATCTCCGCCTTTGCCAGCAACCTCCACCGGGTGCAGCAGGTGGTGGACGCCGCGGCCCGGTTCAACCGGAAGGTCGTCCTGGTGGGGCGGAGCATGGTCAAAAACGTGGATCTCGCCAGGGAGCTGGGCTACCTTCACGCCGACGACAAGACCATCGTGGACATCGAGGATATCGGGAAGGTCCCTCCGGGGTCGCTGGTGGTCATGACCACGGGCAGCCAGGGAGAGCCCTTTTCCGGCCTTGTCCTCATGAGCCGGGGAGAGCACCGGGTGATCACCCTTACGGAGAAGGACGTGGTGGCCATCTTCGCCACCCCCATCCCGGGAAACGAAAAGATGGTGAGCAGCACCATCAACCGGCTGTTCGCCTGCGGCTGCGAAGTGGTCTACGAAAAGGAGCAGGCCATCCACGTCTCCGGACACGCCGCCCAGGACGAGCTCCGGGTCATGCTCAACATGGTCCGGCCGAAGTTCTTCGTCCCCGTCCACGGGGAATACCGTCACCTCGTCCGCCACGCGAAGCTCGCCCGGGAGATGGGAGTGGCGCCCAAAAACGCCTTTGTCCTGCTGAACGGGGACGTGCTGACCCTGGAAAAGGACAAGGCCGTCGTGAAGGACCGGGTCCAGGCGGGGGGCATCATGGTGGACGGTATCGCCCTCGGCGAGATGCAGGGGAGCGTGCTGAAGGAGCGGAGGGAACTTGCCGAAGAGGGGACCGTGGCCGTCTCCCTCATCCTCACGGGCGAGGGGACCCTCGCCTCGCCTCCCGTCTTTGAAAGCAGGGGATTCCTTCACCTGGAGGATGCGGCGAAACTGAGGGAGGACCTGACGGTTTCGGTGGAAAAGGCGGTGGAATCCCTCGGGGCCAAGGCTGCTTCCGACAGGGAACTCCTCGAAACGCGGATAAAGGGCAGAATGCGGGATGCCCTCCGGCGGTTCGGAAGAGGGCGGCCCATGATCCTTCCCCTTGTCACCGTTCTCGGTGAAAAGCCGCTGCCCGAACGGCCCAGGGCCTCTTCCCAGGGCAGGGGGCGGAGGAGGAAAAGCTGA
- a CDS encoding undecaprenyl-diphosphate phosphatase, producing the protein MEALPAVFLGLVQGVTEFLPVSSSGHLALFQQLFGIEEAALSYNLLLHFATMLATLVFFGKDVGLLLCQWCRGFLSAENRTAEGWTFGWAVIAGTVITGAIGLSLKPLVERAMTLPWAVGTGLLVTAAVLWYGSSLATDLCGRPVTPARGVMVGIVQGIAVLPGISRSGSTIVAGMKTGLSAPSAFRFSFLLSLPAIFGATLLEMKDLLQVPDWSSTLPSGWAAGTAAAFFSGLVSLAVLRRLVTRGKWRPFAIYCALVGFLALALSLGR; encoded by the coding sequence ATGGAAGCCCTTCCTGCAGTGTTCCTCGGGCTGGTCCAGGGAGTGACCGAGTTCCTCCCCGTGAGCAGCTCCGGGCATCTTGCCCTGTTCCAGCAGCTTTTCGGCATCGAGGAGGCGGCTCTCTCCTATAACCTTCTCCTTCATTTCGCCACCATGCTCGCCACCCTGGTCTTCTTCGGCAAGGACGTCGGCCTTCTCCTGTGCCAGTGGTGCAGGGGGTTCCTGTCCGCTGAAAACAGAACGGCGGAGGGATGGACCTTCGGCTGGGCCGTCATTGCCGGAACGGTGATCACCGGGGCGATAGGGCTTTCCCTGAAGCCTCTCGTGGAACGGGCCATGACCCTCCCCTGGGCAGTGGGGACCGGACTCCTGGTCACTGCAGCTGTCCTCTGGTACGGTTCGTCCCTCGCCACCGACCTCTGCGGCCGGCCCGTGACCCCGGCCAGGGGGGTCATGGTGGGGATCGTGCAGGGGATTGCGGTCCTGCCGGGCATTTCCCGGTCCGGGTCCACCATTGTCGCAGGCATGAAGACGGGACTCTCCGCCCCGTCCGCATTCCGGTTTTCATTCCTTCTCTCCCTGCCCGCCATTTTCGGGGCGACCCTGCTGGAGATGAAGGATCTTCTCCAGGTTCCGGACTGGTCCTCCACCCTGCCCTCAGGCTGGGCCGCAGGAACCGCCGCCGCCTTTTTCTCCGGCCTCGTCTCCCTGGCGGTGCTCCGCAGGCTGGTCACCCGGGGGAAATGGCGCCCCTTCGCCATCTACTGCGCCCTCGTCGGTTTTCTGGCGCTGGCGCTCTCCCTGGGGAGGTAA
- a CDS encoding Maf family protein translates to MGRPLELVLASGSPRRRELLSSLGWTFSVLVPSVDESLLPGESPGEAVKRLSREKAETAAKECPGRWVVAADTVVAIGDRILGKPSSREEALEMLTVLNGRTHSVFTGVTVDSPRGKETAAERTDVVFRELPEDALRAYAASGEGDDKAGAYAIQGLGALLVDSIRGDYFNVVGLPLCRLSRMLESLGFSLADQWRKTP, encoded by the coding sequence ATGGGCCGCCCGCTAGAACTGGTCCTCGCCTCGGGGAGTCCGAGACGAAGGGAGCTGCTCTCCTCCCTCGGATGGACCTTCTCCGTCCTTGTGCCGTCCGTGGACGAGTCCCTTCTGCCCGGAGAAAGCCCCGGGGAGGCTGTGAAGCGCCTTTCCCGGGAAAAGGCGGAGACTGCCGCAAAAGAGTGCCCCGGCAGGTGGGTCGTGGCGGCGGACACGGTGGTGGCTATCGGGGACAGGATACTGGGGAAACCGTCCAGCAGGGAGGAAGCCCTTGAGATGCTCACTGTGCTGAACGGCAGGACCCATTCGGTCTTCACGGGAGTTACCGTGGATTCCCCCCGTGGAAAGGAAACTGCCGCCGAGAGGACCGACGTGGTCTTCCGGGAGCTTCCCGAAGACGCCCTCAGGGCCTACGCGGCGAGCGGCGAGGGAGACGACAAGGCCGGGGCCTATGCCATCCAGGGACTTGGAGCCCTCCTCGTGGATTCCATCAGGGGAGATTATTTCAACGTGGTGGGCCTGCCCCTGTGCAGGCTCAGCAGAATGCTTGAATCCCTCGGCTTTTCACTGGCCGATCAATGGAGGAAAACGCCATGA
- a CDS encoding DUF5693 family protein — protein MKKRIFPPEGARINLGLCVVLALFLLSSAALLPRMGAERASRNAGIVLDFRDVASLAASTGRNAEGAWGEMAGKGATGLMISELTGTQLSLGVLPLYYGPASGLPDAARKALSAPLSSAALFFPKTFPAGRKALPYLAARFPGMRTAEADGGTAVHLPRTLEELFLTGVLPDMDGLLLAEKLQIPVFYRIAPALPRDTAPSVSALDKLLADFPSIRTLAPAGETAIGFPDLRPLAGAVRKAGRSVAVVEFSRQLGAPQLNWLVFPSLLPLHSVTHEELLSRNISRAALFERLLRAVKERSVRLLVFRPSAMESSADPYGTFLSELGDLSAGLTAHGIAVTWPEPFSPWRTGIIGAAALALAFVYSLLRYLQRFFLFSGDDGRERTTRVSRKGALLLGALVLVTALAVRFVPPAARIIGALAAVFVVTEASFLALDGWRRPWAGLVGSFLFAVAGGLAIAAFFSEPVYMLRLRAFSGVKATLFLPPLLVLLADLRRREHPESLGEIFRRPPLWGELFLIGILLAGAGLVLFRSDNVQFVPAFEVRMREFLERILVARPRNKEIFLGYPALLLWYYVRKADIWPRYREVLRMATVLGFSSAVNSFCHFHTPLYFILFRQFNGLWTGVLVGMMGIVLLRFVILPLWEKYGRMVTE, from the coding sequence ATGAAGAAGAGAATATTCCCTCCCGAAGGAGCCCGTATCAACCTGGGACTCTGCGTCGTGCTCGCCCTGTTCCTCCTTTCATCCGCGGCACTGCTGCCCCGCATGGGTGCAGAGCGGGCATCCCGGAACGCGGGCATTGTCCTTGACTTCCGGGACGTGGCCTCCCTTGCGGCGTCCACCGGCAGAAATGCGGAGGGGGCCTGGGGAGAAATGGCCGGGAAGGGCGCCACGGGACTGATGATCTCCGAGCTTACGGGCACCCAGCTCTCCCTCGGCGTTCTGCCCCTCTATTACGGTCCCGCTTCGGGGCTGCCCGATGCTGCGAGGAAGGCCCTGTCCGCCCCGCTTTCCTCCGCGGCTCTCTTTTTTCCGAAGACGTTCCCCGCCGGCCGGAAGGCCCTGCCCTACCTTGCGGCCCGTTTCCCCGGGATGCGGACGGCGGAAGCCGACGGAGGCACGGCGGTCCATCTTCCCCGTACCCTGGAAGAACTGTTCCTGACCGGAGTTCTTCCCGACATGGACGGCCTTCTCCTGGCTGAAAAACTGCAGATTCCCGTATTCTACCGGATCGCCCCCGCTCTTCCCCGGGACACTGCCCCGTCGGTCTCCGCCCTTGACAAGCTTCTCGCTGATTTCCCGTCCATCCGCACTCTCGCCCCCGCAGGGGAGACGGCCATCGGCTTTCCCGACCTGAGGCCCCTCGCCGGAGCGGTGAGGAAAGCGGGCCGGTCCGTGGCGGTGGTGGAGTTTTCACGGCAGCTCGGCGCCCCCCAGCTCAACTGGCTTGTCTTTCCCTCCCTGCTGCCCCTTCACAGCGTGACCCACGAAGAACTCCTGAGCAGGAACATCTCCCGGGCCGCCCTGTTCGAACGGCTTCTCCGGGCAGTCAAGGAGCGGTCCGTCCGCCTGCTCGTCTTCCGTCCTTCCGCCATGGAATCCTCCGCCGATCCCTACGGCACTTTCCTCAGCGAGCTGGGTGACCTCTCGGCGGGACTTACGGCCCACGGCATCGCCGTCACCTGGCCTGAACCCTTCTCGCCCTGGAGGACGGGGATAATCGGCGCCGCTGCCCTGGCTCTCGCCTTTGTCTACTCCCTGCTCCGGTACCTCCAGCGGTTTTTTCTTTTCTCCGGAGATGATGGCCGTGAGCGGACAACCAGAGTATCGCGAAAAGGAGCCCTTCTTCTCGGCGCTCTCGTTCTCGTGACGGCCCTCGCGGTCCGTTTCGTTCCCCCGGCGGCCCGGATCATCGGGGCCCTGGCCGCGGTGTTCGTGGTCACCGAGGCGTCCTTCCTCGCCCTTGACGGCTGGCGGCGCCCATGGGCAGGGCTCGTGGGGAGCTTCCTGTTCGCCGTGGCCGGCGGACTGGCCATCGCCGCCTTCTTCAGCGAACCCGTCTATATGCTTCGCCTCCGGGCCTTTTCCGGCGTCAAGGCGACCCTCTTTCTTCCGCCGCTCCTGGTGCTGCTCGCCGATCTCAGGCGCAGGGAACATCCCGAGTCCCTGGGAGAAATATTCCGCCGTCCCCCTCTCTGGGGGGAACTCTTCCTCATCGGCATTCTCCTGGCCGGAGCGGGACTGGTTCTCTTCCGCAGCGACAACGTCCAGTTCGTGCCCGCCTTCGAGGTCCGCATGAGGGAATTCCTCGAGCGCATCCTCGTGGCCCGGCCCAGGAACAAGGAGATCTTCCTCGGGTACCCGGCGCTGCTGCTCTGGTACTACGTCCGCAAGGCCGATATCTGGCCCCGGTACAGGGAAGTGCTCCGGATGGCCACGGTCCTCGGCTTTTCGTCGGCGGTGAACAGCTTCTGCCATTTTCATACGCCCCTCTATTTCATTCTCTTCAGGCAATTTAACGGATTGTGGACGGGAGTCCTCGTGGGTATGATGGGAATCGTTCTTCTTCGGTTCGTGATTCTTCCCCTATGGGAGAAGTACGGGAGGATGGTGACGGAGTGA
- a CDS encoding polysaccharide pyruvyl transferase family protein, with product MNRRYRAVLCGYYGFGNLGDELLASALVDAFEKNGVPREELAILSASPEDTVRSLSIRAVNRWKTTEVFRLLRESDTLLLGGGGLFQDVTSVRSSAYYWGMIRLASLAGALPWAVGQSVGPFRTLSGMFFARNALGKCALRSVRDERSGALLNSWGQKTSRSPDPVFLLGQHSSCSERREGHFLVNIRPWGGSLPLRTVTKAARMAAEKKLPVVGVGLSAEDVVLMERLAGSRIFRPERIILLSATNWRTESEPLFCNAAGAVSMRYHFALLALLSGVPLSLSAYDPKVEEFAAEWKLPVWKGEGPLPHPAVSPEQEKTAYRAELFLEEFSRMWNEARRLVLRKGTGRS from the coding sequence GTGAACCGGCGCTACCGCGCTGTACTCTGCGGCTATTACGGATTCGGCAACCTGGGGGACGAGCTTCTTGCCTCGGCCCTTGTGGATGCGTTTGAAAAAAACGGCGTTCCGAGGGAGGAACTTGCCATACTCTCCGCGTCTCCCGAGGATACGGTGAGATCCCTCTCCATCCGGGCCGTGAACCGGTGGAAAACGACGGAGGTTTTCCGGCTTCTCCGGGAGAGCGATACTCTCCTTCTCGGCGGAGGAGGTCTCTTTCAGGACGTCACGAGCGTCAGGTCCTCCGCCTATTACTGGGGGATGATCCGCCTCGCGTCCCTTGCGGGCGCCCTGCCCTGGGCGGTAGGGCAGTCGGTGGGGCCGTTCCGTACCCTGTCGGGGATGTTCTTTGCCCGGAATGCCCTGGGGAAATGTGCCCTCAGAAGCGTCCGGGACGAACGGTCCGGCGCGTTGCTGAACTCCTGGGGGCAGAAGACCTCCAGGTCACCGGACCCGGTGTTTCTCCTGGGTCAGCATTCCTCATGCAGCGAGCGGAGGGAGGGTCATTTCCTGGTGAACATCCGGCCCTGGGGGGGAAGCCTGCCGCTCCGCACGGTGACGAAGGCCGCCAGGATGGCCGCAGAGAAAAAGCTGCCTGTGGTCGGAGTGGGTCTCTCCGCGGAGGATGTGGTCCTCATGGAGCGGCTTGCCGGAAGCCGGATCTTCCGCCCGGAGAGAATCATCCTGCTCTCGGCGACGAACTGGCGCACAGAATCGGAGCCGCTCTTCTGCAACGCCGCCGGCGCGGTATCCATGCGGTACCATTTTGCCCTTCTCGCCCTTCTCTCCGGCGTTCCCCTGAGCCTCTCGGCCTATGACCCGAAGGTGGAGGAGTTTGCCGCCGAATGGAAACTTCCCGTGTGGAAGGGGGAGGGACCGCTTCCGCACCCTGCCGTGTCGCCGGAACAGGAGAAGACCGCCTATCGGGCGGAGCTCTTCCTCGAAGAATTCAGCCGGATGTGGAACGAAGCCCGGCGGCTCGTACTCAGAAAGGGGACTGGTCGTTCATGA
- a CDS encoding transketolase, which produces MTPETDILAEQACAVRRDVVRMIGVARSGHLASSLSIVDLLVWLYWEVLSLRADEPSWEERDRFVLGKGHGCPALYAVLANRSFFPREELWSYRRLGAMLQGFPEFRRTPGVDAPGGSLGQGLGLANGLALALREKTSAPSVYCLVGDGELQEGVFWESAMTSAHFSLDSLLLLVDRDGRQMEGATEDIMSLEPLREKFLAFGWAVEECDGHDFASMREARARLGSRRGKPGCIVAKTVLGKGVSFLENDPSGGRMVLGRDFMDKALRELEKGGD; this is translated from the coding sequence ATGACCCCGGAAACGGATATTCTTGCTGAACAGGCTTGCGCGGTCCGGAGGGACGTGGTCCGGATGATCGGCGTTGCCCGGTCGGGCCACCTGGCCTCTTCCCTCTCCATAGTGGATCTTCTTGTCTGGCTGTACTGGGAGGTTCTTTCCCTGCGGGCGGACGAACCGTCCTGGGAGGAAAGGGACCGGTTTGTCCTCGGGAAGGGGCATGGATGCCCCGCCCTGTACGCCGTCCTGGCCAACAGGAGCTTCTTCCCCCGGGAAGAGCTGTGGAGCTACCGCCGCCTCGGCGCCATGCTGCAGGGGTTTCCGGAATTCCGCAGGACCCCCGGCGTGGACGCCCCCGGCGGGTCTCTCGGCCAGGGGCTCGGCCTCGCTAACGGGCTGGCCCTTGCCCTGAGGGAAAAAACTTCCGCTCCGTCGGTCTACTGCCTTGTGGGAGACGGGGAGCTCCAGGAGGGAGTCTTCTGGGAGTCGGCCATGACCTCCGCCCATTTCTCCCTGGACAGTCTGCTGCTCCTTGTGGACAGGGACGGTCGGCAGATGGAGGGGGCCACAGAGGACATCATGTCCCTTGAGCCCCTCCGGGAGAAGTTTCTCGCCTTCGGCTGGGCCGTTGAGGAGTGCGACGGCCATGACTTCGCCTCCATGAGGGAGGCTCGTGCCCGTCTCGGCTCCCGCCGGGGAAAGCCGGGATGCATCGTGGCGAAAACCGTGCTTGGAAAGGGAGTTTCCTTCCTCGAGAACGACCCCTCCGGAGGACGGATGGTCCTTGGACGGGATTTTATGGACAAGGCCCTCCGGGAACTCGAGAAAGGAGGGGACTGA
- a CDS encoding transketolase family protein, which yields MPAPERSTRDAYGQALIELAAADPSVVAVDGDVGSATRAARFSALHPRRVFNVGMAEQDMILTAAGLALGGKNVYVSSYASFLVGRGYEQIRSAVAIPALPVKIVGSHCGVTVGEDGASHQMLEDLALMRAFPDMTVLVPADYVSALGLLKNAVSSRGPVYIRLGRAPVPDVYADGDEGFVPGGGRVLREGTEVTVCCCGIMVSEALRAAEVLARQNISAEVIDCYSVSPLPAQIILDSVHRTGCCVTAEEHFARGGLGEAVASLVSGAYPVPVKPVAVFDKFGQSGSPAELQEYYGLTASQIVSSAVQAWTMRRR from the coding sequence ATGCCGGCCCCTGAAAGAAGCACCAGGGACGCCTACGGGCAGGCGCTGATCGAACTCGCCGCAGCAGACCCTTCGGTGGTTGCCGTTGACGGCGACGTGGGATCCGCCACCCGGGCGGCGAGGTTTTCCGCCCTGCATCCCCGCAGGGTATTCAACGTGGGCATGGCGGAGCAGGACATGATCCTCACCGCTGCCGGACTGGCCCTCGGAGGAAAGAACGTCTACGTGTCCTCCTACGCGTCCTTTCTCGTGGGGCGGGGATACGAGCAGATCCGGTCCGCCGTGGCCATTCCCGCTCTTCCCGTGAAGATCGTTGGAAGCCACTGCGGAGTTACCGTGGGAGAGGACGGCGCATCCCACCAGATGCTCGAAGATCTTGCCCTCATGAGGGCTTTCCCCGACATGACCGTCCTTGTTCCTGCCGATTACGTCTCCGCCCTCGGGCTGCTCAAAAACGCGGTATCCTCCCGTGGCCCTGTGTATATCAGGCTCGGCCGGGCCCCGGTTCCGGACGTCTACGCCGACGGGGATGAAGGCTTTGTTCCCGGCGGGGGAAGGGTGCTCCGGGAGGGAACGGAAGTGACGGTCTGCTGTTGTGGTATCATGGTTTCCGAGGCGCTCCGGGCTGCGGAAGTGCTGGCGCGGCAGAACATCAGCGCCGAGGTGATCGACTGCTACAGTGTATCGCCCCTTCCTGCCCAGATCATCCTCGATTCTGTCCACAGGACGGGATGCTGCGTCACCGCCGAGGAGCATTTCGCCCGGGGCGGCCTGGGCGAAGCGGTCGCCTCCCTCGTGAGCGGCGCCTACCCCGTCCCGGTGAAGCCGGTCGCGGTATTCGACAAGTTCGGCCAGAGCGGTTCGCCGGCCGAGCTGCAGGAATATTACGGCCTGACGGCATCCCAGATCGTGAGTTCCGCAGTGCAGGCCTGGACCATGCGCAGGAGGTAA